One genomic segment of Ipomoea triloba cultivar NCNSP0323 chromosome 9, ASM357664v1 includes these proteins:
- the LOC116029891 gene encoding uncharacterized protein LOC116029891: MGIVQFPQECMKVSPNADQSKYCRFHRQVGHDTDECNVLKRQIEELIQRGYFRQFIKRSDQQKSGQKSSQQQPPRNPPKNVWKKDDNSEPSFSSGKKREHDQVTVTDLSDKDTEEPRKHKKQTIHFIYGGPAGGDTQAERKKWSRQLYVGEVVSLPKGKKQRREAITFSDDDLPEGPLPHQDALVIKMEINNSIMHRILVDTGSSVNVMYYDAFTKLGLPRNQLKEVRTPLSGFTGDSIEMEGSVVLPVEIGVSPNTSRINMEFIVVKLTCAHNIILGRPALEDLKAIISMEHLCMKFPTPYGIGVARGDQRAARSCYVKACKKIGQRGLQVHTIAEKVLREEEGWPRTEPASETEDVVVDPTRKFYQ; the protein is encoded by the coding sequence ATGGGGATCGTGCAATTTCCACAGGAGTGCATGAAAGTCTCTCCAAATGCGGATCAATCCAAGTACTGCAGATTCCATAGGCAGGTGGGCCATGATACCGACGAATGCAACGTGTTAAAACGCCAGATTGAGGAACTCATCCAGAGGGGATATTTCAGACAGTTCATCAAACGGTCAGACCAGCAAAAGTCAGGCCAAAAGTCAAGCCAGCAACAACCTCCGCGGAATCCACCAAAAAACGTTTGGAAAAAGGATGACAACTCCGAGCCGTCATTCTCGAGTGGTAAGAAAAGGGAGCACGACCAAGTTACAGTAACAGATCTCTCTGACAAAGACACAGAAGAGCCCAGGAAACACAAGAAGCAGACCATACACTTCATCTACGGAGGTCCTGCAGGCGGAGACACACAAGCAgagaggaagaagtggagtcgcCAGTTATATGTAGGTGAGGTGGTCAGCCTTCCAAAGGGAAAAAAGCAGAGGAGGGAAGCCATTACCTTCTCTGACGATGACCTCCCAGAAGGTCCACTACCGCACCAAGATGCGTTGGTAATCAAGATGGAGATCAACAACAGCATCATGCATCGCATACTCGTAGATACCGGAAGCTCAGTCAACGTGATGTACTACGACGCTTTCACCAAACTGGGACTGCCCAGAAATCAACTCAAAGAGGTACGGACTCCACTTTCTGGTTTTACTGGGGATTCAATAGAGATGGAGGGATCCGTGGTACTACCAGTAGAGATAGGTGTGAGCCCCAACACCTCCAGAATCAACATGGAGTTCATCGTTGTGAAACTCACATGTGCCCATAACATCATACTGGGGAGGCCAGCTCTGGAAGATTTGAAGGCGATAATTTCGATGGAGCACCTGTGCATGAAGTTTCCCACGCCATACGGGATAGGAGTTGCGAGAGGAGATCAAAGAGCAGCTCGTAGCTGCTACGTCAAAGCGTGCAAGAAAATTGGACAGAGAGGTCTGCAAGTCCACACCATCGCAGAAAAAGTGCTGAGAGAAGAGGAGGGCTGGCCCCGCACCGAGCCTGCATCTGAAACAGAAGACGTGGTGGTCGATCCTACACGAAAATTTTATCAGTAG
- the LOC116030545 gene encoding ankyrin repeat-containing protein ITN1-like, with translation MERMVLEVALKGDVASLKKLLEEDPLILERCMVSVYSNDTPLHVAAMLGYEDFANEILRRKPELAKELNSNQSSPLHLAAAMGHAGVVRALLLVDRGMLKGRDRDGLTPFHLAAVKGRVEVLKEMMSDDDGEICSSELSEVMAMDGEKLGESILQMCVKYGQLEALKLLVEMIADRDGGEGVKFLVQRSGIQVNNGKEIGGGRENSEKYKKKKESWINEMREGLMVAASLLATMAFQAIVSPPGGLLSETRVIEDAVAAACDWFSCLFGIAFLIYDNDNNDAAAPAPAPTYSDKKGYIGESVMSYYQPIAYQVFVVANTLSFLASLSVIMLLISGLPLHRKFFMYVMMITMWVAITAAGFSYVTCLQMITASSPSTWQITYMLTLTWGSVFAVLAVLIGAGYVIKVTVAIIKWLPTLKNKKKKKKNSSSSMLLHQV, from the exons atggaaAGAATGGTTTTGGAAGTTGCACTAAAAGGAGATGTAGCAAGCTTAAAGAAGCTATTAGAGGAAGATCCTCTGATTCTGGAGAGATGCATGGTTAGTGTTTACTCCAACGACACACCATTGCATGTGGCAGCAATGCTTGGGTATGAGGATTTTGCGAATGAAATCCTTAGGAGAAAACCCGAGCTAGCCAAAGAGTTGAATTCCAATCAATCTTCGCCTCTTCACCTCGCGGCTGCCATGGGGCATGCGGGGGTTGTTAGAGCTCTACTGTTAGTTGATCGCGGGATGCTTAAGGGTCGTGATAGAGACGGGCTCACTCCCTTCCACCTTGCAGCTGTGAAAGGGAGAGTGGAGGTGTTGAAGGAGATGATGagtgatgatgatggtgaaaTTTGTAGCAGTGAATTAAGTGAGGTGATGGCGATGGATGGTGAGAAGTTGGGAGAGAGCATTTTGCAGATGTGTGTTAAGTATGGGCAGTTGGAGGCTCTGAAGCTTCTTGTGGAGATGATAGCAGACAGAGATGGCGGCGAG GGTGTGAAGTTTTTGGTCCAACGTAGTGGAATACAAGTGAATAATGGGAAAGAGATTGGAGGTGGGAGGGAGAATTCAGAGaaatataagaaaaagaaagagagttGGATTAATGAAATGCGTGAGGGGTTAATGGTGGCAGCTTCGTTGCTAGCAACAATGGCATTTCAGGCCATTGTTAGCCCCCCTGGCGGTCTACTCTCGGAAACTCGAGTTATCGAAGATGCGGTGGCTGCTGCATGTGATTGGTTTAGTTGTTTATTTGGAATAGCTTTTCTTATATATGACAATGATAACAATGATGCTGCTGCTCCAGCACCGGCGCCTACTTATTCTGATAAAAAAGGTTATATAGGAGAATCTGTGATGTCTTATTACCAACCAATTGCTTATCAAGTGTTCGTAGTGGCCAACACGTTAAGCTTTCTTGCATCTCTCAGTGTCATAATGTTACTCATAAGTGGATTACCCCTTCATCGCAAATTCTTTATGTACGTAATGATGATCACAATGTGGGTGGCAATTACTGCAGCGGGTTTCAGCTATGTTACGTGCCTGCAAATGATTACTGCTTCTTCGCCCTCTACGTGGCAAATAACTTACATGCTCACCTTAACCTGGGGCAGTGTATTTGCAGTACTTGCAGTGCTTATTGGTGCTGGGTATGTAATTAAGGTCACAGTGGCGATCATAAAATGGTTGCCAACattgaagaacaagaagaagaagaagaagaattcttcttcttcaatgcTGCTGCATCAAGTTTAA